From Mustela nigripes isolate SB6536 chromosome 13, MUSNIG.SB6536, whole genome shotgun sequence, one genomic window encodes:
- the BNC1 gene encoding zinc finger protein basonuclin-1 isoform X1, whose translation MAEAIGCTLNCSCQGFTPGKIHHRRCEQCRHGWVAHALSKLRVPPVYPTSQVEIVQSNVVFDISSLMLYGTQAIPVRLKILLDRLFSVLKQDEVLQILHALDWTLQDYIRGYVLQDASGKVLDRWNIMTGEEELAALQQFLRFGETKAIVELMAIQEKEEQSIVMPPAAANVDIRAFIESCSHRSTGLPAPADRGTPSSLHPFENIVNNMTFMLPFQFFNPVPPTLIGSLPEQYVLEPGQDQSQEPKQETHGPFPGSGGGGFLTSAPASFQVEKEPCLNCPDTVPKKEDGAHLSDLGSYHLVPKLERTQLSPEAKGKPERHSLGAKKGRVFCTACEKTFYDKGTLKIHYNAVHLKIKHKCTIEGCNMVFSSLRSRNRHSANPNPRLHMPMNRNNRDRDLRTSLHLAASDSYERVGFPATSPDRRPPPCYTASGEDPRGQPAFPSLGPDGVLFPNLKTVQPVLPFYRSPATPAELANTPGVLPSLPLLSSSIPEPLAPREGPLDALPKKKSRKSSMPIKIEKEAVGAANDKRLALSSDEDVPLRVASEEEPEAGSPRASERAPEEPCAPSGGLGGPLPGGERVCHGDSGLESGGAIRRSPEWAARPPEREAEQKPALSAVPREPQDSGREPHLAAGTEPCVPFPDYIRLQQRLLAGGLLGALSGRGVAFPCFEDAKEREPTGARVSGRQKEEARFQCDVCKKAFKNACGVKMHHKNMHARGTHMCTVEGCEATFPSRRSRDRHSSNLNLHQKVLTQDALGSPDDHFRAAYLLKDVAKETFQDVAFAQQASQTSVIFKGASRVGSLVYPIAQVPSAGLESYNSGPPSDGTVLDLSTTSSMKSESSSHCSWDSDGASEEGTVLMEDSDGTCDGPSLVPGDDEYPICVLMEKADQSLASLPSGLPITCHLCQKTYSNKGTFRAHYKTVHLRQLHKCKVPGCNTMFSSVRSRNRHSQNPNLHKSLASSPSHLQ comes from the exons ATGGCCGAG GCTATCGGCTGCACCCTGAACTGTAGCTGCCAGGGGTTCACACCCGGGAAGATCCACCACCGCCGGTGTGAGCAGTGCAGACACGGATGGGTGGCCCACG CTCTGAGCAAGCTGAGGGTCCCCCCTGTGTACCCTACAAGCCAGGTGGAGATTGTCCAGTCCAATGTGGTGTTCGATATCAGCAGCCTCATGCTCTACGGGACCCAGGCCATCCCTGTGCGCCTGAAAATCCTACTGGACCGGCTCTTCAGCGTGCTGAAACAAGACGAGGTGCTCCAGATCCTGCACGCCTTGGACTGGACCCTCCAGGATTATATCCGGGGATACGTGCTGCAG GACGCGTCAGGAAAGGTGCTGGATCGCTGGAACATCATGACCGGCGAGGAAGAGCTGGCCGCCCTGCAGCAGTTCCTTCGATTTGGGGAGACCAAGGCCATTGTGGAGCTCATGGCCAtccaggagaaggaggagcagtcCATCGTCATGCCGCCGGCCGCGGCGAACGTGGACATCAGGGCGTTCATCGAGAGCTGCAGCCACAGGAGCACCGGCCTCCCCGCCCCCGCGGACAGGGGGACCCCCAGCAGCCTGCACCCCTTTGAGAACATCGTAAACAACATGACATTCATGCTGCCCTTCCAGTTCTTCAACCCTGTGCCCCCCACGCTGATAGGGTCGCTGCCCGAGCAGTATGTGCTGGAGCCGGGTCAGGACCAGAGTCAGGAGCCCAAGCAGGAGACGCATGGACCCTTCCCCGGCAGCGGTGGCGGCGGCTTCTTGACCTCCGCTCCTGCCTCATTTCAGGTCGAGAAAGAGCCGTGTCTCAACTGCCCGGACACGGTTCCCAAAAAGGAAGACGGCGCCCATTTAAGCGACTTGGGTTCCTACCACCTTGTCCCGAAGCTTGAAAGGACCCAGTTGTCCCCCGAGGCCAAAGGGAAGCCGGAGAGGCACAGCCTGGGTGCGAAGAAGGGCCGCGTGTTCTGCACAGCTTGCGAGAAGACCTTCTACGACAAAGGCACGCTCAAGATCCACTACAACGCCGTGCACCTGAAGATCAAGCACAAGTGCACCATCGAGGGCTGCAACATGGTCTTCAGCTCCCTGCGGAGCCGGAACCGCCACAGCGCCAACCCCAACCCCCGGCTGCACATGCCCATGAACAGGAACAACAGGGACCGGGACCTGAGGACCAGCCTGCACCTGGCCGCCTCGGACAGCTACGAGCGCGTGGGCTTCCCCGCGACGTCCCCGGACCGCAGGCCCCCGCCCTGCTACACGGCCTCCGGGGAGGACCCCAGGGGCCAGCCGGCTTTCCCAAGCCTGGGCCCGGACGGGGTGCTCTTCCCCAACCTGAAGACGGTCCAGCCGGTCCTGCCCTTCTACCGCAGCCCGGCCACCCCGGCCGAGCTGGCCAACACCCCCGGCGTGCTGCCCTCCCTCCCGCTCCTGTCCTCTTCCATCCCGGAGCCGCTGGCGCCGCGCGAAGGCCCGCTGGACGCCCTGCCCAAGAAGAAATCCCGCAAGTCCAGCATGCCCATCAAAATAGAGAAGGAGGCCGTGGGGGCGGCTAATGACAAGCGGCTGGCTCTCAGCTCCGATGAAGACGTGCCCCTGCGGGTGGCCAGCGAGGAGGAGCCCGAGGCCGGCAGCCCCCGGGCGTCGGAGAGAGCACCTGAGGAGCCGTGCGCACCCTCTGGGGGTTTAGGGGGGCCCCTCCCAGGAGGAGAGAGGGTCTGCCATGGGGACTCAGGGCTGGAGTCCGGTGGGGCTATCCGCAGGAGCCCCGAGTGGGCCGCACGGCCGCCAGAGAGGGAGGCGGAACAGAAGCCAGCCCTGTCCGCCGTGCCAAGGGAGCCGCAGGACAGTGGCCGTGAACCTCACCTCGCAGCCGGGACCGAGCCCTGCGTCCCCTTCCCTGACTACATCAGACTGCAGCAGCGCCTGCTGGCCGGCGGGCTCCTCGGCGCCCTGTCTGGCCGAGGAGTGGCTTTTCCTTGTTTCGAAGACGCCAAGGAGCGGGAGCCCACGGGTGCGCGTGTGTCCGGGCGGCAGAAGGAAGAAGCTCGCTTCCAGTGTGACGTGTGCAAGAAGGCCTTCAAAAACGCGTGCGGCGTGAAAATGCACCACAAGAACATGCACGCCAGAGGGACGCACATGTGCACCGTGGAGGGCTGCGAAGCCACGTTCCCCTCGCGCAGGAGCAGAGACAG ACACAGTTCAAACCTAAACCTCCACCAAAAAGTGTTGACCCAGGACGCACTGGGGAGCCCTGACGACCATTTCCGCGCGGCTTACCTTCTGAAGGACGTGGCGAAGGAGACCTTCCAGGACGTGGCTTTCGCGCAGCAAGCTTCCCAGACATCTGTCATCTTCAAGGGAGCGAGTCGGGTGGGCAGCCTGGTCTACCCGATCGCCCAGGTCCCCAGCGCCGGCCTGGAGAGCTACAACTCCGGTCCGCCGAGCGACGGCACCGTCTTGGATTTGAGCACTACCTCGAGCATGAAGTCGGAGAGCAGCAGCCATTGCTCTTGGGACTCCGACGGGGCCAGCGAGGAAGGCACTGTGCTCATGGAGGACAGCGATGGGACCTGTGACGGGCCGAGCCTTGTCCCCGGGGACGACGAGTACCCCATCTGCGTCCTGATGGAGAAGGCCGACCAGAGCCTCGCCAGCCTGCCTTCTGGGCTGCCCATCACGTGTCACCTCTGCCAAAAGACGTACAGTAATAAAGGGACCTTCAGGGCTCACTACAAGACTGTGCACCTCCGTCAGCTCCACAAATGCAAGGTTCCGGGCTGCAACACCATGTTCTCCTCTGTCCGCAGCCGCAACAGGCACAGCCAGAACCCCAACCTGCATAAAAGCCTGGCCTCATCCCCGAGTCACCTCCAGTAA
- the BNC1 gene encoding zinc finger protein basonuclin-1 isoform X2, translated as MLYGTQAIPVRLKILLDRLFSVLKQDEVLQILHALDWTLQDYIRGYVLQDASGKVLDRWNIMTGEEELAALQQFLRFGETKAIVELMAIQEKEEQSIVMPPAAANVDIRAFIESCSHRSTGLPAPADRGTPSSLHPFENIVNNMTFMLPFQFFNPVPPTLIGSLPEQYVLEPGQDQSQEPKQETHGPFPGSGGGGFLTSAPASFQVEKEPCLNCPDTVPKKEDGAHLSDLGSYHLVPKLERTQLSPEAKGKPERHSLGAKKGRVFCTACEKTFYDKGTLKIHYNAVHLKIKHKCTIEGCNMVFSSLRSRNRHSANPNPRLHMPMNRNNRDRDLRTSLHLAASDSYERVGFPATSPDRRPPPCYTASGEDPRGQPAFPSLGPDGVLFPNLKTVQPVLPFYRSPATPAELANTPGVLPSLPLLSSSIPEPLAPREGPLDALPKKKSRKSSMPIKIEKEAVGAANDKRLALSSDEDVPLRVASEEEPEAGSPRASERAPEEPCAPSGGLGGPLPGGERVCHGDSGLESGGAIRRSPEWAARPPEREAEQKPALSAVPREPQDSGREPHLAAGTEPCVPFPDYIRLQQRLLAGGLLGALSGRGVAFPCFEDAKEREPTGARVSGRQKEEARFQCDVCKKAFKNACGVKMHHKNMHARGTHMCTVEGCEATFPSRRSRDRHSSNLNLHQKVLTQDALGSPDDHFRAAYLLKDVAKETFQDVAFAQQASQTSVIFKGASRVGSLVYPIAQVPSAGLESYNSGPPSDGTVLDLSTTSSMKSESSSHCSWDSDGASEEGTVLMEDSDGTCDGPSLVPGDDEYPICVLMEKADQSLASLPSGLPITCHLCQKTYSNKGTFRAHYKTVHLRQLHKCKVPGCNTMFSSVRSRNRHSQNPNLHKSLASSPSHLQ; from the exons ATGCTCTACGGGACCCAGGCCATCCCTGTGCGCCTGAAAATCCTACTGGACCGGCTCTTCAGCGTGCTGAAACAAGACGAGGTGCTCCAGATCCTGCACGCCTTGGACTGGACCCTCCAGGATTATATCCGGGGATACGTGCTGCAG GACGCGTCAGGAAAGGTGCTGGATCGCTGGAACATCATGACCGGCGAGGAAGAGCTGGCCGCCCTGCAGCAGTTCCTTCGATTTGGGGAGACCAAGGCCATTGTGGAGCTCATGGCCAtccaggagaaggaggagcagtcCATCGTCATGCCGCCGGCCGCGGCGAACGTGGACATCAGGGCGTTCATCGAGAGCTGCAGCCACAGGAGCACCGGCCTCCCCGCCCCCGCGGACAGGGGGACCCCCAGCAGCCTGCACCCCTTTGAGAACATCGTAAACAACATGACATTCATGCTGCCCTTCCAGTTCTTCAACCCTGTGCCCCCCACGCTGATAGGGTCGCTGCCCGAGCAGTATGTGCTGGAGCCGGGTCAGGACCAGAGTCAGGAGCCCAAGCAGGAGACGCATGGACCCTTCCCCGGCAGCGGTGGCGGCGGCTTCTTGACCTCCGCTCCTGCCTCATTTCAGGTCGAGAAAGAGCCGTGTCTCAACTGCCCGGACACGGTTCCCAAAAAGGAAGACGGCGCCCATTTAAGCGACTTGGGTTCCTACCACCTTGTCCCGAAGCTTGAAAGGACCCAGTTGTCCCCCGAGGCCAAAGGGAAGCCGGAGAGGCACAGCCTGGGTGCGAAGAAGGGCCGCGTGTTCTGCACAGCTTGCGAGAAGACCTTCTACGACAAAGGCACGCTCAAGATCCACTACAACGCCGTGCACCTGAAGATCAAGCACAAGTGCACCATCGAGGGCTGCAACATGGTCTTCAGCTCCCTGCGGAGCCGGAACCGCCACAGCGCCAACCCCAACCCCCGGCTGCACATGCCCATGAACAGGAACAACAGGGACCGGGACCTGAGGACCAGCCTGCACCTGGCCGCCTCGGACAGCTACGAGCGCGTGGGCTTCCCCGCGACGTCCCCGGACCGCAGGCCCCCGCCCTGCTACACGGCCTCCGGGGAGGACCCCAGGGGCCAGCCGGCTTTCCCAAGCCTGGGCCCGGACGGGGTGCTCTTCCCCAACCTGAAGACGGTCCAGCCGGTCCTGCCCTTCTACCGCAGCCCGGCCACCCCGGCCGAGCTGGCCAACACCCCCGGCGTGCTGCCCTCCCTCCCGCTCCTGTCCTCTTCCATCCCGGAGCCGCTGGCGCCGCGCGAAGGCCCGCTGGACGCCCTGCCCAAGAAGAAATCCCGCAAGTCCAGCATGCCCATCAAAATAGAGAAGGAGGCCGTGGGGGCGGCTAATGACAAGCGGCTGGCTCTCAGCTCCGATGAAGACGTGCCCCTGCGGGTGGCCAGCGAGGAGGAGCCCGAGGCCGGCAGCCCCCGGGCGTCGGAGAGAGCACCTGAGGAGCCGTGCGCACCCTCTGGGGGTTTAGGGGGGCCCCTCCCAGGAGGAGAGAGGGTCTGCCATGGGGACTCAGGGCTGGAGTCCGGTGGGGCTATCCGCAGGAGCCCCGAGTGGGCCGCACGGCCGCCAGAGAGGGAGGCGGAACAGAAGCCAGCCCTGTCCGCCGTGCCAAGGGAGCCGCAGGACAGTGGCCGTGAACCTCACCTCGCAGCCGGGACCGAGCCCTGCGTCCCCTTCCCTGACTACATCAGACTGCAGCAGCGCCTGCTGGCCGGCGGGCTCCTCGGCGCCCTGTCTGGCCGAGGAGTGGCTTTTCCTTGTTTCGAAGACGCCAAGGAGCGGGAGCCCACGGGTGCGCGTGTGTCCGGGCGGCAGAAGGAAGAAGCTCGCTTCCAGTGTGACGTGTGCAAGAAGGCCTTCAAAAACGCGTGCGGCGTGAAAATGCACCACAAGAACATGCACGCCAGAGGGACGCACATGTGCACCGTGGAGGGCTGCGAAGCCACGTTCCCCTCGCGCAGGAGCAGAGACAG ACACAGTTCAAACCTAAACCTCCACCAAAAAGTGTTGACCCAGGACGCACTGGGGAGCCCTGACGACCATTTCCGCGCGGCTTACCTTCTGAAGGACGTGGCGAAGGAGACCTTCCAGGACGTGGCTTTCGCGCAGCAAGCTTCCCAGACATCTGTCATCTTCAAGGGAGCGAGTCGGGTGGGCAGCCTGGTCTACCCGATCGCCCAGGTCCCCAGCGCCGGCCTGGAGAGCTACAACTCCGGTCCGCCGAGCGACGGCACCGTCTTGGATTTGAGCACTACCTCGAGCATGAAGTCGGAGAGCAGCAGCCATTGCTCTTGGGACTCCGACGGGGCCAGCGAGGAAGGCACTGTGCTCATGGAGGACAGCGATGGGACCTGTGACGGGCCGAGCCTTGTCCCCGGGGACGACGAGTACCCCATCTGCGTCCTGATGGAGAAGGCCGACCAGAGCCTCGCCAGCCTGCCTTCTGGGCTGCCCATCACGTGTCACCTCTGCCAAAAGACGTACAGTAATAAAGGGACCTTCAGGGCTCACTACAAGACTGTGCACCTCCGTCAGCTCCACAAATGCAAGGTTCCGGGCTGCAACACCATGTTCTCCTCTGTCCGCAGCCGCAACAGGCACAGCCAGAACCCCAACCTGCATAAAAGCCTGGCCTCATCCCCGAGTCACCTCCAGTAA